Proteins encoded within one genomic window of Geotalea daltonii FRC-32:
- a CDS encoding response regulator — protein sequence MKRPLRILLVEDSEEDVLLLLRVLKDGGFEPVWQRVETAADMGRALAEQKWDLVISDYNMPQFDALEALNILHGSNLDLPFIIVSGKIGEDLAIAAMKSGAHDYLMKDNLSRLMPAVDRELREAADRQKHRSAQEDIRRGKMQWEAVFDSVSDLIIITDTEGRITLLFLCRHSRTEYRQALLW from the coding sequence ATGAAGCGACCATTGAGAATTCTTTTGGTGGAGGACTCGGAAGAAGATGTGCTGCTCTTGCTCAGGGTGCTGAAAGATGGAGGCTTTGAGCCTGTCTGGCAAAGGGTGGAGACTGCGGCAGATATGGGTCGCGCTCTCGCCGAACAAAAATGGGATCTGGTGATCTCCGATTACAACATGCCCCAGTTCGATGCCCTTGAAGCCCTGAATATTCTTCATGGAAGCAATCTGGACCTACCTTTCATTATCGTTTCCGGTAAAATCGGCGAGGATCTGGCAATTGCAGCCATGAAATCGGGAGCCCACGATTACCTGATGAAAGACAACCTTTCCCGGCTTATGCCCGCTGTTGACCGTGAACTCAGGGAGGCCGCCGACCGGCAGAAGCACAGGTCAGCACAGGAAGACATCCGACGGGGGAAGATGCAGTGGGAGGCAGTTTTCGATTCGGTTTCCGACCTTATTATCATCACCGACACCGAGGGGCGGATAACCCTGCTGTTCTTATGCCGACATTCTCGGACGGAATATCGGCAGGCTCTTTTATGGTGA
- a CDS encoding ATP-binding response regulator gives MANKKILIVDDEPDIALILKLQLEDAGYRTAIARDGVEGLEAIDRDRFSLVLLDIKMPRIDGLQMLERVQNLHPEVAVVMMTAHGSEDIAVEAMKNGALDYIAKPFSTEDVLQKVERAIQLNKAKRDNIRLQQQLDEERQKMEAVLQGMADLLLAVDPEGRIITVNLKSEQVLGLNRDQLLGMPVEEALRADIAAESIPCRVVLRSGQPCLDVYYTIQAETAAIPVSSSASPLFNASGQLTGSVEIIRDISAYKALEQEKEDFVSMLSHDLKAPITAVVGSVDLVREGRLGPVNEDQREYLESSMESCAEMVEMIDTLLGVHKFEAGKMLMHFKEEMPSQLIQRTMTRFLTVARRAQLRLFATVQDHLPAISADRATFSRLLGNLISNALKFTAEGGEIEISAVAVNDPETIRGKIPARYGAQKLTLDKPMVQITVRDTGEGIAEDSLEDIFDRFVQARNRRQGKSSGTGLGLTFCRKVMDAHQGFIWAESIVGRGSRFIMLFPAIVESDEVEHHE, from the coding sequence ATGGCAAATAAAAAGATACTTATTGTTGATGATGAGCCGGATATAGCTCTTATTCTCAAGCTGCAGCTGGAGGATGCCGGATACAGAACCGCCATTGCCAGGGATGGTGTAGAAGGGCTGGAGGCGATTGACCGTGACCGGTTTTCCCTGGTGCTGCTTGATATCAAGATGCCGCGCATCGATGGCCTGCAGATGCTTGAGAGGGTCCAGAACCTTCATCCGGAGGTTGCGGTTGTCATGATGACAGCCCACGGTAGTGAGGATATAGCCGTGGAAGCCATGAAGAATGGTGCATTGGATTACATAGCCAAACCCTTTTCCACTGAGGATGTGCTGCAGAAGGTGGAACGGGCAATTCAGCTGAACAAGGCAAAAAGGGACAATATCCGGCTGCAACAGCAGCTGGATGAAGAGCGACAAAAAATGGAGGCCGTACTGCAGGGGATGGCAGACCTTCTTCTGGCCGTGGATCCGGAGGGAAGAATAATCACGGTTAACCTCAAGTCGGAACAGGTGCTGGGCCTTAACCGGGACCAACTTCTGGGCATGCCTGTGGAAGAGGCCTTAAGGGCCGATATCGCCGCGGAGTCCATTCCCTGCCGTGTGGTTCTGAGGAGCGGCCAGCCCTGTCTGGACGTTTACTATACGATACAGGCAGAGACTGCGGCGATCCCGGTTTCTTCCAGCGCTTCGCCTTTGTTCAACGCTTCCGGCCAACTTACCGGCAGCGTGGAGATCATTCGGGACATTTCGGCATACAAAGCGTTGGAACAGGAAAAGGAAGACTTCGTCAGCATGCTGTCCCACGACCTAAAGGCGCCGATTACTGCAGTTGTCGGTTCGGTGGACTTGGTGCGGGAAGGGCGCCTGGGGCCGGTAAACGAGGACCAGAGGGAATACCTGGAATCATCCATGGAAAGTTGTGCCGAGATGGTAGAGATGATCGATACCCTGCTGGGAGTGCATAAATTCGAAGCGGGGAAGATGCTCATGCATTTCAAGGAAGAGATGCCAAGCCAACTCATCCAGCGGACCATGACCAGGTTTCTGACTGTAGCAAGAAGAGCGCAGCTCAGGCTCTTTGCTACGGTACAGGACCACCTGCCGGCAATTTCCGCTGATCGTGCCACCTTTTCCAGGCTTCTTGGCAATCTTATCTCTAACGCGCTGAAATTTACGGCTGAGGGAGGTGAGATCGAGATTTCCGCTGTGGCCGTAAACGATCCGGAAACGATCAGAGGAAAGATTCCGGCAAGATACGGAGCGCAAAAGCTGACCCTGGACAAACCGATGGTCCAGATAACGGTCAGGGATACCGGCGAAGGGATAGCCGAAGATTCTCTGGAGGATATTTTCGACCGTTTCGTTCAGGCCAGGAACCGGCGCCAGGGCAAAAGCAGCGGAACCGGTCTGGGATTAACCTTCTGTAGAAAGGTTATGGATGCCCATCAGGGCTTTATCTGGGCAGAAAGCATCGTTGGCCGGGGAAGCCGGTTCATCATGCTGTTTCCGGCGATAGTCGAATCAGACGAGGTAGAGCATCATGAATAG
- a CDS encoding sensor histidine kinase — translation MERAFKISLKITVIYILVGAVWILFSDELLAYLVQDVRTIKLVSISKGWFFVAATGLMLYFLVRRHMLLLIRSETAVRERNRELARTEEELRRQIVEQQKTEAKLHGANQRLRTLFHTSPLAIVALDPGGRVTQWNKAAQSLFGWTAEEIKGSPYPLLPEWSLEEQRQFMEKTLRGEVSNDIQVRRKKKNGELLDVSLSIAPTRDADGAVTGIMAILADITERRKAEEASQASKQLYVELVDSIDGIVWELDYKTFCFTFVSKRAEELLGYPAEEWLKSSSFWQDHLHPADRDGTVRLCLAASDQGKNHELVYRFLAANGDYVWLRDIVTVSTEKGHVAKLRGVMFDITTQKIAAEALLASEERYRSLNAELEKRVMERTAQLEEANRELESFSYSVSHDLRAPLRHIEGFSQLLLEDYGKQLDEEGQSHLLRLKRASQRMSQLIDDLLELSRVTRSELNCQATNLSRMAHLVLLELGQSQPERKVKWEIAEDVMADGDARLLRVVMENLLGNAWKYTARNEEAIIEFGSYMDRGAAIYYVRDNGAGFDMKYADKLFAPFQRLHRTEEFEGTGIGLATVKRIVGRHGGRIWAESAPEAGATFYFTLSGVGE, via the coding sequence ATGGAACGGGCATTCAAAATCTCGCTGAAGATCACTGTTATCTACATCCTGGTGGGAGCAGTCTGGATCCTCTTTTCCGATGAACTGCTTGCATACCTGGTGCAAGATGTTCGTACCATCAAGCTCGTTTCAATTTCCAAGGGATGGTTCTTTGTGGCCGCCACCGGGTTGATGCTTTATTTTCTGGTCAGGCGCCATATGCTCCTTCTTATTCGGTCTGAAACTGCTGTCAGGGAGCGTAACCGGGAGCTGGCCAGGACAGAAGAGGAATTGCGCCGCCAGATCGTCGAGCAGCAAAAAACGGAAGCGAAACTGCACGGCGCAAACCAGAGGTTAAGGACACTGTTTCATACTTCACCGCTGGCCATAGTAGCCCTGGACCCGGGCGGCAGGGTAACCCAGTGGAATAAAGCTGCACAATCGCTTTTTGGTTGGACAGCTGAGGAAATCAAGGGGAGCCCCTACCCTCTTCTTCCTGAATGGAGCTTGGAAGAGCAAAGACAATTCATGGAAAAGACCCTGCGGGGGGAAGTATCCAATGACATTCAGGTACGCCGGAAGAAGAAAAACGGGGAACTGCTGGATGTGAGCCTTTCCATAGCTCCGACCCGTGACGCAGACGGAGCCGTTACCGGCATTATGGCCATATTGGCTGACATCACCGAGCGCAGAAAGGCGGAAGAGGCTTCACAGGCCTCGAAACAACTCTATGTGGAGCTGGTCGATTCCATAGATGGCATCGTCTGGGAGCTTGATTACAAAACCTTCTGCTTCACTTTTGTCAGCAAAAGGGCGGAGGAACTGCTCGGCTATCCGGCAGAAGAGTGGCTGAAGAGCAGTTCCTTCTGGCAGGATCATCTTCATCCTGCAGACCGTGACGGAACGGTTCGCCTCTGCCTCGCAGCCTCGGATCAGGGCAAGAACCACGAACTGGTCTATAGATTCCTTGCCGCCAACGGTGATTACGTCTGGTTGCGCGACATCGTCACCGTCAGCACCGAAAAAGGCCATGTGGCGAAGCTGCGTGGCGTCATGTTTGACATCACCACACAAAAGATAGCAGCGGAAGCCTTGCTGGCCTCGGAAGAGCGCTACCGCAGCCTTAATGCGGAGCTTGAAAAACGGGTTATGGAACGCACTGCTCAGCTGGAAGAGGCCAACAGGGAGCTTGAATCCTTCAGTTACTCGGTCTCCCACGATCTCAGGGCACCCCTACGCCATATTGAAGGTTTCAGCCAGCTGCTCCTGGAAGACTACGGGAAACAGCTAGATGAAGAAGGACAAAGCCATTTGCTGCGCCTGAAACGAGCCAGCCAGCGCATGTCGCAGCTTATCGACGATCTGCTGGAGCTGTCGCGGGTCACCCGGTCAGAGCTGAATTGCCAGGCGACGAATTTGAGCAGAATGGCGCACCTGGTTCTGCTTGAATTGGGGCAATCCCAGCCAGAGCGCAAGGTGAAGTGGGAAATAGCCGAAGATGTCATGGCCGATGGTGATGCAAGGTTGCTCAGGGTTGTCATGGAAAATCTTCTCGGCAATGCTTGGAAATACACGGCAAGAAACGAGGAAGCCATCATTGAATTCGGTAGCTATATGGACAGGGGAGCTGCCATCTATTATGTCAGGGACAATGGGGCAGGTTTCGATATGAAGTACGCAGACAAGTTGTTCGCCCCCTTCCAGAGATTGCACAGAACTGAAGAATTCGAGGGAACCGGGATTGGGCTGGCCACAGTGAAAAGGATTGTCGGCAGGCACGGTGGAAGGATCTGGGCTGAAAGTGCGCCAGAGGCGGGAGCAACTTTTTATTTCACGCTGTCCGGGGTGGGGGAATGA
- a CDS encoding daunorubicin resistance protein DrrA family ABC transporter ATP-binding protein: MTNPAVSIKSVSKAYGSFAAVGNFSLEVERGMIFALLGPNGAGKTTLIKILTTLMRPTSGDAFIEGYSVLGQAKQVRRLIGVVPQENNLDRYLTARENLVFHARMHGMSPHLYNQRIDRLLELIGLANRQNDFPDTFSGGMQRRLVVARALVHEPQVLFLDEPTTGLDPQSRRVLWDYIQTLRSRMTIFLTTHYMDEADTFCDRIMIMDHGKALVDGTASALKEALSRAHIYEVEFRNHSDHYEEILHSLSFVDSLERNGNIFRLALAGEESLKPLMDCLGSNDVRKICLQEPTLEDVFLELTGRTIRE, encoded by the coding sequence ATGACAAATCCGGCAGTTTCCATCAAATCGGTGTCGAAGGCCTATGGCTCATTTGCCGCCGTGGGTAATTTTTCCCTCGAAGTGGAGCGGGGGATGATTTTTGCCCTGCTTGGGCCCAACGGTGCCGGCAAAACGACGCTGATCAAGATCCTGACCACACTCATGCGTCCGACCAGTGGCGACGCCTTCATCGAAGGCTACAGCGTTTTAGGGCAGGCCAAGCAGGTTCGCCGCCTCATCGGTGTTGTGCCCCAGGAAAACAACCTGGACCGGTATCTTACCGCCAGGGAAAACCTGGTGTTTCATGCCCGGATGCATGGAATGTCTCCACACCTGTACAATCAGCGCATTGATCGCCTGCTGGAACTGATCGGTCTGGCCAACCGGCAAAACGACTTTCCCGACACCTTTTCCGGCGGTATGCAGCGGCGCCTGGTGGTGGCCAGGGCGCTGGTTCACGAACCGCAGGTGCTGTTCCTGGATGAACCGACCACCGGCCTAGACCCCCAGTCACGGCGGGTTCTCTGGGATTACATCCAGACCTTGCGCAGCCGCATGACCATCTTCCTTACCACCCATTACATGGACGAGGCAGATACATTTTGCGACCGGATCATGATCATGGACCACGGTAAGGCACTGGTTGACGGCACAGCTTCTGCCCTCAAAGAAGCCCTTTCCCGTGCCCATATCTACGAAGTGGAGTTTCGCAATCATAGTGACCATTATGAAGAGATCCTGCACAGCTTGTCTTTCGTCGATTCCCTGGAGCGGAACGGCAATATTTTTCGTCTGGCCCTGGCCGGCGAAGAGAGCCTCAAGCCATTGATGGACTGCCTGGGCAGCAACGATGTGCGCAAGATTTGCCTTCAGGAGCCGACCCTTGAGGATGTCTTTCTGGAGCTGACCGGGCGCACCATAAGAGAATAG
- a CDS encoding NAD(P)H-dependent glycerol-3-phosphate dehydrogenase: MPEKIGVIGAGSWGTTLADLLAKKGHDVTLWAYEPELVVEMARTRYNSIFLPGISLSPVLKFTNLLQEAVADKGLLLFVVPSQVTRRVVKNALPFMSPSAIIVSASKGIEVDTLMTVSQVYRELLPHELYANFSALSGPSFAREVAQEMPTAVAVASERGDIARKVQQIFNTRKFRVYTNNDVAGVELGGAIKNVIAIAAGISDGLGFGHNTRAALITRGLAEMTRLGRALGAKEATFAGLAGMGDLVLTCTGDLSRNRTVGMQLGQGRRLAEILGEMRMVAEGVKTTESAYNLAARLKVEMPITEKVYEVLYQDKPAREAVLELMTRDLKAEDY; this comes from the coding sequence ATACCTGAAAAAATCGGGGTAATAGGGGCTGGCAGCTGGGGGACGACCCTGGCGGACCTTCTGGCAAAAAAAGGCCATGATGTTACGCTATGGGCCTACGAGCCGGAGCTGGTGGTGGAAATGGCCCGGACACGGTACAACAGCATTTTTCTTCCAGGAATATCGCTTTCGCCGGTACTCAAGTTCACAAACCTTCTGCAGGAGGCTGTGGCGGACAAAGGGCTGCTGCTGTTCGTCGTGCCGTCCCAGGTGACCCGCCGCGTGGTGAAAAACGCCCTTCCCTTTATGTCCCCTTCCGCAATCATTGTCAGTGCTTCCAAGGGCATAGAGGTGGATACGCTGATGACCGTTTCCCAGGTATACCGGGAATTGCTGCCCCATGAGCTTTACGCCAACTTTTCCGCCCTCTCCGGCCCAAGTTTTGCACGGGAAGTGGCTCAGGAAATGCCCACAGCGGTTGCGGTCGCTTCCGAAAGGGGCGACATTGCCAGGAAAGTTCAGCAGATATTCAATACCCGCAAGTTCCGCGTCTACACCAACAACGACGTTGCCGGGGTTGAGCTGGGGGGGGCAATCAAAAATGTCATTGCCATTGCAGCCGGTATATCTGACGGACTTGGCTTTGGCCACAATACCAGAGCCGCCCTGATTACCCGCGGACTGGCGGAAATGACGCGCCTTGGCCGGGCTCTTGGCGCCAAGGAAGCGACCTTTGCCGGTTTGGCAGGGATGGGAGATCTGGTCCTCACCTGTACGGGGGATCTTTCGCGCAATCGTACCGTCGGCATGCAATTGGGGCAGGGAAGGCGGCTGGCCGAGATTCTCGGTGAAATGCGCATGGTTGCAGAAGGTGTGAAGACGACGGAGTCGGCTTATAATCTGGCGGCCAGGCTCAAGGTGGAGATGCCTATTACCGAAAAGGTCTATGAAGTGCTTTATCAGGACAAACCGGCGCGCGAAGCAGTCCTGGAGCTTATGACTAGAGATCTGAAAGCGGAAGATTATTAG
- a CDS encoding ATP-binding protein, which yields MQFSLSIRSKLFLSILLILVVSYTTLLFTTVEGLESHIEHDIGKGLEAHLNYARSQFYVRAEQIKYSLMQPIMAPPVQQHLIRRDSVWLKDAMRRWKKVLPFVDVLTIIDPQNRVIARYNNQQRGDLFGIHEIVRQMYRDKKAVISIELVDKEFLQQEEDPAGTDTEAMVVLVAIPVFNADGTLLGGVVAGDKINNDPYLPFQIQEIFGEEAEVAVSQRGMRIASNRAEDNIQTATVESHVIERLQKGYSYRGKAEIGNNAYETVFEPLTNSRGEFVGSLSVALSRENMQKIRVDSLKNILMSAIVGILLSFVIAFIAARKFAGPILELANGARRIELGDLSQRVMVRNNDEIGDLAGSFNRMVNALAERDSIISRKNNDLQELNGLLEKKVSLRTAELSMEMGRLETILTSMVEGVLVTDSDSRVILFNPAAQAILGIVPYKVIGQSIEQLGNSGEFSNLVRCIQEIKETWGPVASRQEDLTLKGKKLKINLAPMAREGNEFAGIVMSLRDITAEEEIDRMKTEFISTVSHELKTPLTSMKGSLQLLLNRGKWLTETERQLLSVCLRNTQRLIRMISEILDISRMESGGMDFTFKPLSMGELVVYAIEEIKTFAHNRSISIVNSLGDHLPLVYGDHDRLIQVLTNLLSNAVKFSPEGKIVMVLAEREGNYLVVSVTDRARAIQWSDREKLFKKFQQLESDQPMQGGTGLGLAICKEIIEKHHGKIYYNAGKEGGNVFSFTVPIYEENHGK from the coding sequence ATGCAATTCAGCCTCAGCATAAGAAGCAAACTTTTTCTATCCATACTGCTCATTCTTGTAGTCTCCTATACAACCCTCCTCTTTACCACCGTCGAAGGGCTCGAAAGCCATATCGAACACGATATCGGCAAGGGGCTGGAAGCACATCTCAATTATGCCCGCAGTCAGTTTTACGTCCGTGCCGAGCAAATCAAATATTCCCTGATGCAGCCGATTATGGCTCCTCCTGTGCAACAGCACTTGATCAGGCGGGATTCCGTCTGGTTGAAGGACGCCATGCGCCGCTGGAAAAAGGTACTCCCCTTTGTTGATGTGCTCACTATTATCGATCCACAAAACAGGGTCATTGCTAGATACAATAATCAACAGCGCGGCGACCTGTTCGGGATCCATGAGATCGTCAGGCAGATGTACAGGGACAAGAAAGCGGTGATATCCATCGAACTGGTGGATAAGGAATTTCTGCAACAGGAAGAAGATCCTGCCGGCACCGATACGGAAGCAATGGTGGTGTTGGTCGCGATTCCAGTTTTCAATGCTGACGGGACATTACTTGGGGGAGTCGTCGCCGGAGACAAGATCAACAACGATCCGTATCTCCCCTTCCAGATCCAGGAAATCTTCGGCGAAGAGGCAGAGGTGGCGGTGAGCCAGCGTGGTATGCGCATTGCCAGCAACCGTGCGGAAGACAACATCCAGACTGCTACCGTGGAATCCCATGTCATCGAAAGATTGCAAAAGGGCTATTCCTACCGGGGCAAGGCGGAAATCGGCAACAATGCATATGAGACGGTCTTCGAGCCATTGACCAACAGTCGCGGCGAATTTGTCGGCTCGCTTTCAGTGGCCCTGTCCAGGGAAAATATGCAGAAGATACGGGTGGACAGCCTGAAAAACATACTGATGTCGGCAATTGTCGGCATCCTGCTCTCCTTTGTCATTGCCTTTATTGCCGCACGAAAGTTCGCCGGGCCGATCCTCGAACTGGCAAACGGGGCCAGGCGCATAGAGTTAGGGGACCTGAGTCAGCGTGTAATGGTGAGGAACAATGATGAGATCGGAGATCTGGCCGGTTCCTTCAACAGGATGGTGAATGCCCTGGCCGAAAGGGACAGCATCATTTCCAGGAAGAACAATGACCTGCAGGAACTGAACGGGCTCCTGGAAAAGAAGGTGTCCCTGAGAACCGCAGAACTAAGCATGGAAATGGGACGGCTCGAAACCATCCTGACCAGCATGGTGGAAGGGGTGCTCGTTACCGACAGCGACAGCCGGGTTATCCTGTTCAATCCGGCAGCGCAGGCGATTCTCGGTATTGTTCCTTACAAGGTCATAGGTCAGTCCATCGAACAGCTAGGCAATTCAGGGGAGTTTTCCAACCTTGTGCGGTGTATCCAGGAGATCAAGGAGACATGGGGCCCGGTTGCCAGCCGACAGGAGGATCTTACCCTGAAAGGGAAAAAACTGAAGATAAACCTGGCACCCATGGCTCGGGAAGGAAATGAGTTTGCAGGAATCGTCATGTCTCTCAGGGACATAACAGCGGAAGAAGAGATCGATCGGATGAAAACCGAATTCATATCGACCGTTTCCCATGAGCTGAAAACACCCCTTACCTCCATGAAGGGATCGCTACAGCTGCTGCTCAACAGGGGCAAATGGCTGACCGAAACGGAACGGCAGCTCCTCTCCGTCTGCCTGCGCAATACCCAGCGTCTCATAAGGATGATCAGCGAAATACTCGATATCTCCAGGATGGAATCCGGAGGGATGGATTTCACGTTCAAACCTCTTTCCATGGGAGAACTGGTGGTCTACGCCATAGAGGAGATAAAGACTTTCGCCCATAACCGGAGTATTTCCATCGTCAACAGCCTTGGGGATCATCTGCCGCTTGTATATGGCGATCACGACCGGTTGATCCAGGTTCTGACAAATCTCCTTTCAAATGCGGTTAAATTTTCCCCGGAAGGTAAAATAGTCATGGTACTTGCAGAAAGGGAAGGAAACTATCTGGTCGTTTCAGTGACCGATCGGGCCAGGGCGATCCAATGGTCAGACCGGGAGAAGCTTTTCAAAAAATTCCAGCAGCTTGAATCGGACCAGCCAATGCAGGGGGGCACGGGACTGGGGCTTGCCATCTGCAAGGAAATCATCGAAAAACATCACGGCAAAATTTATTACAATGCCGGTAAAGAAGGGGGTAATGTCTTCTCCTTCACGGTACCAATATACGAGGAAAACCATGGCAAATAA
- a CDS encoding ABC transporter permease, whose amino-acid sequence MFRGGLTIWRRDMLVMRRSIFSELLAVTAYPLTLYLAFGFGLKGYIADVEGIPYPLFIAPGLISMTAVNAAFTESAWSMWFHRRVQHTIEEYRVTPITVYDIVVGKIFSGFCQGAIKGMAVAVVIFLLTPFRMDYSNLIAYLVYIVLGSMIFSCLGTVCGTTIDKPENIGRVESVIIVPLIFMAGIFFPLSSYPATIQPLIRILPTTAIFEGARQALLHGALDWQYIIVLVVSAAVTFAVAAVTFNRKMSE is encoded by the coding sequence ATGTTCAGAGGAGGCCTGACAATCTGGAGGCGCGACATGCTGGTAATGCGCCGGAGCATCTTCTCCGAGCTGCTGGCGGTTACAGCCTATCCCCTCACCCTCTATCTGGCCTTCGGCTTCGGCCTGAAGGGCTATATTGCCGACGTGGAAGGCATCCCCTACCCTCTCTTCATTGCACCGGGGCTGATCTCAATGACCGCCGTCAATGCCGCCTTTACCGAAAGCGCCTGGAGCATGTGGTTCCACCGGCGGGTTCAGCACACCATTGAAGAATACCGGGTAACGCCGATCACCGTCTACGACATCGTCGTCGGCAAGATTTTTTCCGGGTTCTGCCAAGGGGCGATCAAAGGAATGGCCGTGGCCGTGGTCATCTTTCTCCTCACCCCCTTCCGCATGGACTACTCCAATCTCATCGCCTATCTTGTCTACATAGTCCTGGGCTCCATGATTTTTTCCTGTCTCGGCACCGTCTGTGGGACGACCATCGATAAACCGGAGAACATCGGCCGGGTAGAGTCGGTTATTATCGTGCCGCTCATTTTCATGGCCGGCATCTTTTTTCCTCTTTCTTCCTATCCTGCAACTATCCAGCCCCTGATCAGGATTCTGCCCACCACCGCCATCTTCGAAGGGGCAAGGCAGGCTCTGCTGCACGGCGCCCTGGACTGGCAGTACATCATCGTATTGGTAGTCAGCGCTGCTGTCACCTTTGCCGTGGCAGCCGTCACCTTCAACCGCAAGATGTCCGAATAA
- a CDS encoding GAF domain-containing sensor histidine kinase codes for MNVENEPVGIVFIIRDITKRKRMEEEKRVIDRELLTLYAIAFRLNTKQSLEKIMEDLLFQLHNMLRIEFSCIQTLRHKELKLTASLGLDPELEKVLKSLPVDTPWVKSMLKGKLAKARTPARLLPANVAQAITRVGITAWCTIPLRIGSEVIGVMMVASSAKKSYSDREVFLLTLIANQLAVLIENYTLYDQMREKATELQRSRKALKENLLEVKRANIELDRLNVAKNNFIGMASHELKTPITSIMGGVQFLLKYGGLQMTPEQENILISVYEGIGQLKCLVENLLSISRIEAKEIIPHKKPLRLLVLCKEVYGNFSLPLTGRKITVDFTGAEDEVPVDESLASLAIRNLLENAIKFTPDGGEVQIRGEVLGKKDIVSQSRTIGPFYRNFPKNLSGSCFYRLNVTDNGIGIPAEEQVRIFEKFYGVGDIAYHSSGTSDFMSKGTGLGLSIVRGVMDAHGGLVWVSQRKDANGSVFTLLFPMDSDCL; via the coding sequence ATGAATGTGGAGAATGAGCCGGTCGGCATTGTTTTCATCATCAGGGACATTACCAAGCGTAAACGGATGGAGGAAGAAAAAAGGGTCATCGACCGGGAGCTGTTGACACTTTATGCCATTGCTTTCCGGCTTAACACCAAGCAGAGCCTGGAAAAGATCATGGAGGACCTTCTTTTTCAGCTGCATAACATGCTCCGTATCGAGTTTTCCTGCATCCAAACCCTGCGCCATAAGGAATTGAAGCTGACTGCCTCTCTGGGGCTCGATCCGGAGCTGGAAAAGGTGTTGAAGAGCCTTCCCGTGGATACTCCGTGGGTTAAAAGCATGCTGAAGGGCAAGTTGGCCAAAGCCAGAACTCCGGCCAGACTTCTTCCGGCCAACGTGGCCCAAGCCATAACCCGAGTGGGCATTACCGCCTGGTGCACCATTCCTCTCAGGATTGGAAGCGAAGTAATCGGGGTGATGATGGTTGCCTCCAGTGCCAAGAAGAGTTACTCCGACCGCGAGGTTTTCCTGCTGACCCTGATTGCAAACCAGTTGGCTGTCCTCATAGAAAACTACACCCTTTACGATCAGATGCGGGAAAAGGCCACGGAGCTGCAAAGGAGCCGCAAGGCGCTCAAGGAAAATCTGCTTGAGGTCAAGCGGGCAAACATAGAGCTTGATCGTCTCAACGTGGCCAAAAACAATTTCATCGGCATGGCCTCCCATGAGCTGAAAACGCCTATCACCTCCATAATGGGAGGAGTACAGTTCCTTCTCAAATACGGCGGCTTGCAGATGACCCCGGAGCAGGAGAACATCCTTATTTCAGTCTATGAGGGAATAGGTCAGCTGAAGTGTCTGGTGGAAAACCTTCTCTCCATTTCGAGAATTGAGGCGAAGGAGATAATTCCCCATAAAAAGCCTCTCCGACTGCTTGTGCTCTGCAAAGAGGTGTATGGGAACTTCAGCCTTCCCCTGACCGGAAGAAAAATCACCGTCGATTTCACCGGCGCTGAAGATGAAGTGCCAGTTGATGAGAGCCTTGCCAGTCTGGCCATTAGAAACCTTCTAGAAAATGCGATAAAATTTACTCCTGATGGGGGTGAGGTTCAGATCCGGGGAGAGGTGTTGGGAAAAAAGGATATTGTCTCCCAATCCAGGACCATCGGCCCATTCTATCGGAATTTCCCCAAGAATCTTAGCGGCAGCTGCTTTTACCGTCTCAATGTTACCGATAACGGCATCGGCATCCCTGCTGAAGAACAGGTAAGAATCTTCGAAAAATTCTACGGTGTCGGGGACATTGCTTACCATTCCTCCGGTACTTCGGATTTCATGTCAAAAGGGACCGGGCTCGGCTTATCCATCGTCCGCGGCGTTATGGATGCCCATGGTGGACTGGTCTGGGTCAGCCAGAGAAAGGATGCCAACGGCAGCGTTTTTACCCTGCTCTTTCCAATGGACAGTGATTGCCTATGA